In Topomyia yanbarensis strain Yona2022 chromosome 2, ASM3024719v1, whole genome shotgun sequence, one DNA window encodes the following:
- the LOC131681496 gene encoding WD repeat domain phosphoinositide-interacting protein 2-like isoform X2, which yields MSDTNQKCFGKTGGFSINFNQDYTSLSVVSKQGYRLFSLSSVDRVDEIFCSHDEDTRIAERLFSSSLVAVVTASEPHKLKVCHFKKGTEICNYSYPTDILSVKLNRSRLVVCLVDSIYIHNIRDMRLLHSINNMSNNPAGLCTLSLSSHLAYPISTAAGELQIFDAGNLTSRLKVKAHDSSLSAMNFSFNGTLLATASEKGTVIRVFCVKNGQKVHEFRRGLKRHVSIGSLNFSICASYVVASSNTETVHIFRIDPKSIEQAERRNCIDNGSTATSNNNDGESDGGADGDKSDDAANGGWGMSFLTKAVTAYFPTNVVTDVFSQDRAYATVQLAEAGLRYECVIAKVEKESRLLLACEDGFLYMYDFDDSKGGECKLIRAHDLRMPLHGITEVDIGGNENDTSVLNVKMTASMMPAPGTYAGVVKGRPGDKMSDSDRCRDLREAVEYPIKSTIPLFDEIQFPPVTPITVE from the exons ATCGCTTTCTGTTGTATCCAAGCAGGGATACCGGCTGTTTTCACTCTCATCCGTTGATCGTGTCGATGAAATCTTCTGTAGCCATGACGAGGATACAAGAATCGCTGAGAGGCTTTTCAGCAGCAGCCTGGTCGCGGTCGTTACCGCAAGTGAGCCGCACAAACTTAAG GTGTGTCACTTTAAGAAAGGGACGGAGATCTGCAACTACAGCTACCCTACGGATATCCTGTCGGTGAAACTGAACCGATCCAGGCTGGTCGTATGCCTAGTGGACAGTATTTATATTCATAATATCCGTGATATGAGACTGCTACATTCCATCAACAACATGTCGAACAATCCGGCCGGTTTGTGTACGCTATCGCTATCATCGCATCTGGCGTATCCGATCTCAACGGCGGCCGGTGAGCTGCAGATCTTCGACGCCGGGAATCTGACTTCACGGTTGAAGGTCAAAGCCCACGATTCGTCGTTGTCGGCGATGAACTTTTCCTTCAACGGGACGCTGCTGGCAACGGCCTCGGAGAAGGGTACCGTGATTCGCGTGTTCTGCGTGAAGAATGGCCAAAAGGTGCACGAGTTCCGACGGGGCCTAAAGCGCCATGTTAGCATTGGCTCGTTGAACTTTAGCATCTGTGCTAGCTATGTGGTTGCCAGCTCTAATACGGAAACCGTACATATCTTTAGAATCGATCCGAAGTCGATCGAACAGGCGGAACGCCGCAACTGCATTGACAACGGGTCGACGGCCACGAGCAATAATAACGACGGTGAGTCCGACGGTGGTGCCGACGGTGATAAGTCGGATGACGCCGCGAACGGCGGTTGGGGAATGAGCTTCCTCACCAAAGCCGTCACAGCATACTTCCCGACCAATGTGGTCACGGATGTGTTCTCGCAGGATCGAGCTTACGCCACGGTTCAACTGGCTGAGGCCGGACTGCGTTACGAGTGTGTCATCGCTAAGGTGGAAAAAGAGTCGCGTCTCCTGTTGGCGTGCGAGGACGGGTTCCTGTACATGTACGATTTCGACGACTCGAAGGGCGGAGAGTGCAAACTGATTCGGGCGCATGATCTGCGCATGCCACTGCATGGAATCACCG AAGTCGACATCGGTGGCAACGAGAACGATACCTCGGTGCTGAACGTGAAGATGACCGCTTCGATGATGCCGGCACCGGGCACGTACGCCGGGGTCGTCAAGGGACGTCCCGGCGACAAGATGTCGG ATTCGGACCGCTGCCGGGATCTGCGCGAGGCCGTCGAGTATCCGATCAAGAGTACCATCCCGCTGTTCGACGAGATCCAGTTCCCGCCCGTAACTCCAATCACCGTTGAATGA
- the LOC131681496 gene encoding WD repeat domain phosphoinositide-interacting protein 2-like isoform X1 produces MSDTNQKCFGKTGGFSINFNQDYTSLSVVSKQGYRLFSLSSVDRVDEIFCSHDEDTRIAERLFSSSLVAVVTASEPHKLKVCHFKKGTEICNYSYPTDILSVKLNRSRLVVCLVDSIYIHNIRDMRLLHSINNMSNNPAGLCTLSLSSHLAYPISTAAGELQIFDAGNLTSRLKVKAHDSSLSAMNFSFNGTLLATASEKGTVIRVFCVKNGQKVHEFRRGLKRHVSIGSLNFSICASYVVASSNTETVHIFRIDPKSIEQAERRNCIDNGSTATSNNNDGESDGGADGDKSDDAANGGWGMSFLTKAVTAYFPTNVVTDVFSQDRAYATVQLAEAGLRYECVIAKVEKESRLLLACEDGFLYMYDFDDSKGGECKLIRAHDLRMPLHGITEVDIGGNENDTSVLNVKMTASMMPAPGTYAGVVKGRPGDKMSADSDRCRDLREAVEYPIKSTIPLFDEIQFPPVTPITVE; encoded by the exons ATCGCTTTCTGTTGTATCCAAGCAGGGATACCGGCTGTTTTCACTCTCATCCGTTGATCGTGTCGATGAAATCTTCTGTAGCCATGACGAGGATACAAGAATCGCTGAGAGGCTTTTCAGCAGCAGCCTGGTCGCGGTCGTTACCGCAAGTGAGCCGCACAAACTTAAG GTGTGTCACTTTAAGAAAGGGACGGAGATCTGCAACTACAGCTACCCTACGGATATCCTGTCGGTGAAACTGAACCGATCCAGGCTGGTCGTATGCCTAGTGGACAGTATTTATATTCATAATATCCGTGATATGAGACTGCTACATTCCATCAACAACATGTCGAACAATCCGGCCGGTTTGTGTACGCTATCGCTATCATCGCATCTGGCGTATCCGATCTCAACGGCGGCCGGTGAGCTGCAGATCTTCGACGCCGGGAATCTGACTTCACGGTTGAAGGTCAAAGCCCACGATTCGTCGTTGTCGGCGATGAACTTTTCCTTCAACGGGACGCTGCTGGCAACGGCCTCGGAGAAGGGTACCGTGATTCGCGTGTTCTGCGTGAAGAATGGCCAAAAGGTGCACGAGTTCCGACGGGGCCTAAAGCGCCATGTTAGCATTGGCTCGTTGAACTTTAGCATCTGTGCTAGCTATGTGGTTGCCAGCTCTAATACGGAAACCGTACATATCTTTAGAATCGATCCGAAGTCGATCGAACAGGCGGAACGCCGCAACTGCATTGACAACGGGTCGACGGCCACGAGCAATAATAACGACGGTGAGTCCGACGGTGGTGCCGACGGTGATAAGTCGGATGACGCCGCGAACGGCGGTTGGGGAATGAGCTTCCTCACCAAAGCCGTCACAGCATACTTCCCGACCAATGTGGTCACGGATGTGTTCTCGCAGGATCGAGCTTACGCCACGGTTCAACTGGCTGAGGCCGGACTGCGTTACGAGTGTGTCATCGCTAAGGTGGAAAAAGAGTCGCGTCTCCTGTTGGCGTGCGAGGACGGGTTCCTGTACATGTACGATTTCGACGACTCGAAGGGCGGAGAGTGCAAACTGATTCGGGCGCATGATCTGCGCATGCCACTGCATGGAATCACCG AAGTCGACATCGGTGGCAACGAGAACGATACCTCGGTGCTGAACGTGAAGATGACCGCTTCGATGATGCCGGCACCGGGCACGTACGCCGGGGTCGTCAAGGGACGTCCCGGCGACAAGATGTCGG CAGATTCGGACCGCTGCCGGGATCTGCGCGAGGCCGTCGAGTATCCGATCAAGAGTACCATCCCGCTGTTCGACGAGATCCAGTTCCCGCCCGTAACTCCAATCACCGTTGAATGA